Proteins encoded together in one Planctomyces sp. SH-PL14 window:
- a CDS encoding helix-turn-helix domain-containing protein, with protein MARRADILERFGQRVRALRKEQGYSQEAFAAACELDRTYIGGIERGERNVALRNIEAIAQTLGISLAELMTGL; from the coding sequence ATGGCACGGCGAGCGGACATCCTGGAGCGGTTTGGCCAGCGGGTCCGCGCGCTCCGGAAGGAGCAGGGCTACAGCCAGGAGGCGTTCGCCGCCGCCTGTGAGCTCGACCGGACGTACATCGGTGGCATCGAGCGAGGAGAGCGGAACGTGGCCCTGCGGAACATCGAAGCGATCGCCCAGACGCTGGGGATCAGCCTGGCGGAGCTGATGACCGGACTCTGA
- a CDS encoding SOS response-associated peptidase → MPSGETHNVRSETMKEKRSCKTAWNRGNPLIIPVPGVYEWPKPTWGRGTPARYIFRRDGEPMLIAGLWWDWKHRTPDGAEASLPTFTMNTTEPNDVLKSIPHDRMLCILDRKDIDAWLDPENEAADQLLRPCPDSWLDYYVTTGFVNKCDKQHQGPGCIEKGPPGSELPPPPKEKKPRKTAA, encoded by the coding sequence ATCCCATCTGGAGAGACGCACAACGTCCGATCCGAGACCATGAAGGAGAAGCGCTCCTGCAAGACGGCCTGGAATCGCGGCAACCCTTTGATCATTCCCGTCCCGGGCGTCTACGAATGGCCGAAGCCAACCTGGGGCCGGGGCACGCCGGCCCGGTACATCTTCCGACGGGACGGGGAGCCGATGCTGATCGCTGGACTCTGGTGGGACTGGAAGCACAGGACACCGGATGGCGCGGAAGCTTCTCTGCCGACGTTCACAATGAACACGACAGAGCCCAATGACGTTCTGAAGTCGATCCCACACGACCGGATGCTCTGCATTCTCGATCGGAAGGACATCGACGCCTGGCTGGATCCGGAGAACGAGGCGGCGGACCAGCTGTTGAGGCCCTGCCCAGATTCGTGGCTCGACTACTACGTGACCACTGGGTTCGTGAACAAGTGCGACAAGCAGCACCAAGGGCCTGGGTGCATCGAAAAGGGGCCACCCGGATCGGAGTTGCCGCCGCCTCCAAAGGAAAAGAAACCGAGGAAGACAGCAGCATGA
- a CDS encoding DUF6585 family protein has product MVNGQQVDEERAEEIEDLGEPTSVHMPSQWRRTLDQFSDPERVVPWVLTGLFILVAGVLFQQYWSGAWGAGGPAVAMPIGGAVCLALAIGSAAFGWRTLRKPPKVIDRPTYFLYPEAIVVETSETTEILRWADVDALLAPPATGKGFRLDAQDGRKFELTQSVEEWGTLIQTIIARVTAEKLPAALEALAAGETLRFRNLGIRREGLSNKDKQINWSEVTAMVLLVKPGASLLTVRKSGSLLNWCSMDLLEMPNNQLVYELLVRTAPKHLLKEEKA; this is encoded by the coding sequence ATGGTGAATGGGCAGCAGGTGGACGAGGAGCGGGCTGAAGAGATCGAGGACCTGGGGGAACCAACCAGCGTTCACATGCCGTCCCAATGGCGGCGGACTCTTGACCAATTCTCAGACCCGGAGCGGGTCGTGCCGTGGGTGCTGACAGGCCTCTTCATCCTGGTGGCCGGAGTCCTGTTCCAGCAATACTGGAGCGGAGCCTGGGGCGCCGGAGGGCCGGCGGTGGCAATGCCGATCGGCGGGGCAGTCTGCCTGGCCCTGGCGATCGGCTCGGCGGCCTTTGGCTGGCGGACGCTCCGGAAGCCGCCGAAGGTGATCGACCGGCCGACCTATTTCCTCTACCCCGAGGCAATCGTCGTCGAGACCTCCGAGACCACGGAGATCCTTCGCTGGGCCGACGTCGATGCCCTGCTCGCGCCGCCAGCGACCGGCAAGGGGTTCCGGCTAGACGCGCAGGACGGGCGGAAGTTCGAGCTGACCCAGTCGGTCGAGGAGTGGGGGACGCTGATCCAGACGATCATCGCCCGGGTGACGGCGGAGAAGCTGCCGGCGGCGCTGGAGGCCCTCGCCGCGGGTGAGACGCTGCGTTTCCGGAACCTGGGGATTCGGCGGGAGGGGCTGAGCAACAAGGACAAGCAGATTAACTGGTCAGAGGTAACGGCCATGGTGCTGCTCGTCAAGCCGGGGGCGAGCCTGTTGACCGTGCGGAAGAGCGGCTCCCTACTGAACTGGTGTTCGATGGACTTGCTTGAGATGCCCAACAACCAGCTTGTTTACGAACTGCTGGTTCGGACGGCGCCGAAGCATCTGTTGAAGGAGGAGAAGGCTTAG
- a CDS encoding ATP-binding protein — protein sequence MPLESVLVTEELERRPSRGPDFQLQCSALEELARELAASPSTILRRLVEVALNVFGAGSAGLSLLSSDSDQEMFHWPAIAGAWAPKTGGGLPFDASPCGVVISHRSAQLFRYPERHYHYSVAVDPPICEALLEPFFIDGKPVGTIWLIAHDEDRRFDREDARLLASLGRFAGSAFQILRSIDALEPSNQRLAAIVEGSDDAIVSKDLNGIIESWNAGAEQLFGYPASEAVGRSITMLIPPDRLAEENDILTRVRRGDRIRHFETVRRRKDGSLVEISLTVSPIRNARGEIVGASKIARDVSEQKRIERELLAADRQKNEFLATLAHELRNPLAPIQTSLYILRLRPPADPSAVELQEMMERQVHHMVRLVDDLLEIARITTGKIDLRLQPVDIGTIVASAVETSRPLIDAAAHELVVSVPRHPVTVEGDPVRLSQVVSNLLNNAAKFTNPGGRIALTVSGEGSEVSITVRDNGIGIPPESLPDVLKMFSQVSRQRDASQGGLGIGLALVDRLVALHKGTVEALSDGEGRGSTFVVRLPRSEAPSSPAEGSQAPGPAGAARQQKVLIVDDNRDAAASLCTLLQLLGSDAHAVYSGEEALGMVEAFGPRVILLDLGMPGMSGFEVAQRVRQLPALANVRLIALTGWGQEGDRRRTRESGFDHHLVKPVSLDLLRMIMESAPA from the coding sequence ATGCCCTTGGAGTCGGTCCTCGTCACAGAGGAACTGGAACGGCGGCCGTCACGGGGGCCGGACTTCCAATTGCAATGCAGCGCGCTCGAAGAGCTTGCCCGAGAACTTGCGGCATCCCCCTCCACGATTCTTCGTCGACTGGTAGAAGTCGCGCTGAACGTGTTTGGAGCCGGCTCTGCCGGTCTCAGCCTTCTCTCATCTGATTCTGACCAGGAGATGTTTCACTGGCCCGCAATCGCTGGAGCTTGGGCCCCCAAAACCGGTGGAGGGCTCCCCTTCGACGCCAGTCCGTGCGGAGTCGTGATCTCCCATCGCTCCGCGCAACTGTTCCGATATCCCGAGCGGCATTACCACTATTCCGTTGCCGTAGATCCACCCATTTGCGAAGCGCTCCTGGAGCCATTTTTCATCGACGGAAAGCCCGTCGGCACCATCTGGCTGATCGCGCATGACGAGGACCGGCGGTTCGATCGCGAGGATGCGAGGTTGCTCGCTTCCTTGGGACGGTTCGCCGGGTCCGCTTTCCAGATCCTCCGCTCGATCGACGCCCTGGAGCCCAGCAACCAGCGGTTGGCGGCGATTGTCGAAGGCTCAGACGACGCAATCGTCAGTAAGGACCTCAACGGCATCATAGAGAGCTGGAACGCCGGGGCGGAGCAGCTCTTCGGCTACCCCGCCTCGGAGGCTGTCGGGCGGTCGATCACCATGCTGATCCCACCGGACCGGCTGGCTGAGGAAAATGACATCCTCACGCGGGTCCGGCGGGGAGATCGCATCCGGCACTTCGAAACGGTCCGCCGGCGAAAAGATGGCTCGCTCGTTGAGATCTCCCTGACAGTCTCTCCTATCAGGAACGCGCGAGGAGAGATCGTCGGAGCCTCCAAGATTGCGCGAGACGTCTCTGAACAAAAGCGGATTGAACGAGAGCTACTCGCCGCGGACCGGCAGAAAAATGAATTCCTCGCGACTCTGGCTCATGAGCTTCGCAATCCGCTCGCTCCGATTCAGACATCGCTCTACATCCTGCGTCTGCGTCCGCCAGCCGACCCGTCTGCGGTGGAGCTCCAGGAGATGATGGAGCGCCAGGTGCACCACATGGTCCGCCTGGTCGACGACCTGCTGGAGATTGCGCGGATAACGACGGGGAAGATCGATCTGCGGCTGCAGCCGGTCGACATCGGAACGATCGTCGCCAGCGCCGTCGAGACCAGCCGGCCGCTGATCGACGCCGCGGCGCACGAACTGGTAGTGTCCGTGCCGCGGCATCCGGTGACCGTCGAAGGGGATCCGGTCCGCCTCTCGCAGGTGGTCTCCAACCTCCTGAACAACGCGGCCAAGTTCACGAACCCGGGAGGCCGCATCGCGTTGACGGTCTCCGGAGAAGGGAGCGAGGTCTCGATCACCGTCCGCGACAACGGGATCGGCATTCCGCCCGAGTCACTGCCGGACGTCCTCAAAATGTTCTCGCAGGTCAGCCGCCAGCGGGACGCGTCCCAAGGGGGACTCGGCATCGGCCTCGCTCTCGTCGACCGGCTTGTCGCGCTTCACAAGGGGACCGTCGAGGCTCTCAGTGACGGCGAGGGACGCGGGAGCACGTTTGTCGTGCGGCTCCCCCGATCCGAGGCGCCGTCGTCCCCGGCCGAAGGATCGCAGGCTCCAGGTCCCGCCGGCGCGGCCCGTCAGCAGAAAGTCTTGATCGTCGACGACAACCGCGACGCGGCCGCCAGCCTCTGCACGCTGCTGCAGTTGCTGGGGAGTGATGCCCACGCCGTCTACAGTGGAGAGGAGGCGCTGGGGATGGTGGAAGCCTTCGGCCCCCGGGTGATTCTCCTCGATCTCGGGATGCCGGGCATGAGCGGGTTCGAAGTCGCGCAGCGGGTCCGTCAGCTGCCGGCCCTTGCGAACGTCCGCCTCATCGCACTTACCGGCTGGGGGCAGGAGGGCGACCGTCGCCGCACACGGGAGTCCGGCTTCGACCACCATCTGGTCAAACCGGTCAGTTTGGACCTATTGCGAATGATCATGGAATCAGCACCGGCGTAA
- a CDS encoding 2TM domain-containing protein: protein MATREVAEQKINRGFAIHFAVYAIVVGALAYMNHTRNPDNLWVMWVAGGWGLGVVLHAILAFTPATREKGVHNVMERQNEREARGGNMTDKMS from the coding sequence ATGGCCACGCGCGAAGTCGCAGAGCAGAAGATCAACCGAGGGTTCGCAATTCATTTTGCCGTATACGCGATCGTCGTAGGTGCGTTGGCGTACATGAACCACACCCGCAACCCTGATAATTTGTGGGTGATGTGGGTAGCCGGAGGTTGGGGCCTAGGCGTGGTTCTTCATGCAATCCTGGCATTCACCCCGGCGACGCGTGAGAAGGGCGTCCATAACGTGATGGAACGGCAGAACGAGCGCGAAGCACGCGGCGGTAACATGACCGACAAGATGAGTTAG
- a CDS encoding SHOCT domain-containing protein, whose amino-acid sequence MQLTPEGRKRIQEIARRNQVSAEAVTTLLEAVVQGNGTMAQFSIAELGGVGQWMRGGMTMIGDMFNHALKAKVDALCRELSDLLNDSPISEESPSMSQSQSQSQSSSRATRDVPAPTAAAAGNTARRSNLFVQGTAAQSKNWWPDELGTPNATGSQNNMRYAYFAGPRRLALDLGGEVSVYDTLDHQIGGVSQQQSGGSSIKFSSQHGPIDIASLPQLYPAKAVSEPLPREQTESKVERRSGSEDVISSIERLAKLHKSGALTEEEFQTKKRELLARL is encoded by the coding sequence ATGCAGCTGACACCTGAGGGACGGAAACGAATTCAAGAGATCGCCCGCCGGAATCAGGTATCGGCCGAGGCAGTGACAACGTTGCTTGAAGCCGTCGTCCAGGGCAACGGGACGATGGCCCAGTTCTCGATCGCCGAACTGGGAGGGGTCGGGCAATGGATGCGGGGCGGAATGACGATGATTGGCGACATGTTCAATCACGCCCTGAAAGCCAAGGTGGATGCGCTTTGCCGGGAACTCTCGGACCTCCTCAACGACTCCCCAATTTCGGAAGAGAGCCCATCCATGAGCCAGTCTCAGAGTCAGTCACAATCTTCGAGTCGAGCAACGCGAGACGTCCCAGCTCCGACAGCCGCAGCAGCGGGCAACACTGCCCGCAGATCAAATCTCTTTGTTCAGGGCACCGCGGCACAATCCAAGAACTGGTGGCCCGACGAGTTGGGGACGCCAAACGCGACGGGATCCCAGAACAACATGCGGTACGCTTACTTCGCAGGGCCGCGGCGGCTGGCCCTCGATCTCGGCGGAGAAGTCTCGGTGTACGACACGCTGGATCATCAGATCGGAGGGGTTTCTCAACAACAGTCCGGGGGCAGTTCCATCAAATTCAGCAGCCAGCATGGTCCGATCGACATCGCCAGCCTGCCTCAGCTTTACCCGGCGAAGGCAGTCTCGGAACCTCTCCCGCGTGAACAGACGGAGTCAAAGGTGGAAAGGCGGTCGGGTTCGGAAGACGTAATCTCGTCGATCGAACGCCTGGCGAAGCTGCACAAAAGCGGTGCATTGACGGAAGAGGAGTTTCAGACAAAGAAACGCGAACTGCTCGCACGGTTATGA
- a CDS encoding SDR family oxidoreductase has protein sequence MTELQRQPASPLPEQSQAKPGLDSAMTPQPHYQAPLYRGSGKLEGLSALITGGDSGIGRSVAVLFAREGANVAIVYLPPEQSDAETTKAAIEKEGRRGLLIPGDVTDAAFCRSAVQTTVQEFGQLDILVNNAAYQQTHKSLEDISDDEWDLTFRTNIHGYFYMAKAALPHLAPGSAIINCGSITGLEGSKELIDYASTKGAIHAFTKSLAQNLADRRIRVNCVAPGPIWTPLQPVSKPPEKVAKHGADTPMKRPGQPEEVAPAFVFFASQADSSYISGEILTVLGGETRAG, from the coding sequence ATGACCGAGCTACAGCGTCAACCGGCGTCCCCGCTTCCTGAGCAATCCCAGGCAAAACCGGGACTCGATTCCGCGATGACGCCTCAGCCACATTACCAGGCGCCGCTCTATCGTGGCTCGGGCAAATTGGAGGGACTTTCGGCCTTGATCACGGGAGGCGACTCCGGGATCGGCCGGTCCGTGGCCGTCCTCTTTGCTCGCGAAGGGGCCAACGTCGCGATCGTCTACCTCCCTCCCGAGCAGTCCGACGCCGAGACAACCAAGGCGGCCATCGAGAAGGAAGGCCGCAGAGGATTGCTGATTCCGGGCGATGTCACGGACGCGGCGTTCTGCCGGTCCGCCGTCCAGACGACCGTTCAGGAGTTCGGACAGCTCGACATTCTCGTCAACAACGCCGCCTACCAGCAGACGCACAAGTCGCTCGAGGACATCTCGGATGACGAGTGGGACCTGACGTTTCGGACCAATATTCACGGTTACTTCTACATGGCCAAGGCGGCATTGCCTCACCTGGCGCCCGGGTCCGCCATCATCAACTGCGGATCAATCACAGGATTGGAGGGGAGTAAGGAACTGATCGACTACGCCTCGACGAAGGGAGCGATCCACGCCTTCACGAAGTCGTTGGCTCAGAACCTGGCTGACCGAAGGATCAGGGTGAACTGCGTCGCGCCGGGACCGATCTGGACTCCGCTTCAGCCGGTCTCGAAGCCGCCGGAGAAAGTTGCCAAGCATGGCGCCGACACGCCAATGAAGCGTCCCGGTCAACCGGAAGAGGTCGCGCCGGCGTTCGTGTTCTTCGCTTCGCAGGCGGACTCCAGCTACATCAGCGGAGAGATTCTTACCGTTCTGGGCGGTGAGACGCGAGCCGGCTGA
- a CDS encoding cytochrome B6, with product MSGDVVERAQTAGPPEGTLVEQRQQEADRPEKFDPKHAQSASPAFKDQPKAGKITGFDFFRDPLNADEPFTPFADVMKKEAAGKDAVVKAQRALLGTRYDLTPRPDPDVTMSRGKAVLKGPTARLTKGLTWDELGKMSPSDIREKGVFPYPALPHPLQVNGGQVFPQVQTRMFPRLERFDVEFDLPAEFLPEFPPAIFLQNRPELGDVSRGQVVSINNFRDLFKDLLTPVQLDGLRLLLTPMPQEEFNPTDDRKTVQPSLGVACFDCHVNGHTTGQFHLTPDIRPQERRFRLDTTSLRGMFNQQIHGSKRSLRSVEDFTEFEQRTAYFNGDPIHAMKKGFQEIPRVSVPHMAQFQNMLDFPPAPKLNVLGRLNRKASEHERRGETLFFGKAQCSVCHPAPFYLDHQMHDLHLERFLADEPGDGPIKSFTLRGIKDSPPYLKDGRCLTLDDTVEFFNLVLELELTADEKADLVAFLKCL from the coding sequence ATGTCTGGGGATGTCGTTGAACGAGCTCAGACCGCCGGGCCGCCAGAGGGGACTCTTGTTGAACAACGGCAGCAGGAGGCGGACCGTCCAGAGAAGTTCGATCCGAAGCATGCCCAGTCTGCCTCCCCTGCGTTCAAGGACCAGCCGAAAGCGGGGAAGATCACCGGGTTTGATTTCTTTCGCGACCCGCTGAATGCCGACGAGCCGTTCACGCCGTTTGCGGACGTCATGAAGAAGGAGGCGGCCGGCAAGGATGCCGTGGTCAAGGCCCAGCGAGCTCTTCTCGGGACACGATACGACCTGACGCCGCGGCCTGATCCGGACGTCACGATGTCTCGCGGAAAAGCCGTCTTGAAGGGGCCGACGGCTAGGCTGACCAAAGGGCTGACGTGGGACGAACTGGGCAAGATGTCGCCGTCGGACATCCGGGAAAAAGGAGTCTTCCCCTATCCGGCACTTCCGCATCCGCTCCAGGTCAATGGCGGGCAGGTGTTTCCCCAGGTCCAGACCCGGATGTTCCCCCGGCTGGAGCGGTTCGATGTCGAGTTCGACCTCCCCGCAGAGTTCCTTCCGGAGTTCCCGCCCGCCATCTTCCTTCAGAACCGTCCGGAGCTGGGAGACGTCTCCCGCGGCCAAGTGGTCTCGATCAACAACTTCCGTGACCTCTTCAAGGACCTGCTGACGCCGGTCCAACTCGATGGCCTGCGGTTGCTCCTGACGCCAATGCCCCAGGAGGAGTTCAATCCGACTGACGATCGCAAGACCGTCCAGCCGAGCCTCGGCGTTGCCTGTTTCGACTGCCATGTGAACGGCCATACGACCGGGCAGTTCCACCTGACTCCCGATATCCGCCCGCAGGAACGGCGGTTCCGCCTCGACACGACTAGCCTCCGTGGGATGTTCAATCAACAGATCCATGGCTCCAAGCGGAGCCTGCGGTCGGTCGAAGACTTCACGGAGTTCGAGCAGCGGACTGCCTACTTCAACGGCGATCCGATCCATGCCATGAAGAAGGGCTTCCAGGAGATTCCGCGGGTCTCCGTGCCGCACATGGCCCAGTTTCAGAACATGCTCGACTTTCCGCCCGCCCCTAAGCTCAATGTCCTCGGCCGGCTGAATCGCAAAGCCAGCGAACATGAGCGGCGGGGCGAGACCCTGTTCTTCGGCAAGGCGCAGTGCTCGGTCTGCCATCCGGCGCCGTTCTATCTCGATCATCAGATGCACGACCTGCATCTGGAGCGATTCCTGGCCGACGAACCGGGGGACGGACCGATCAAGTCGTTCACGCTTCGCGGGATCAAGGACAGCCCGCCGTACCTGAAAGATGGACGGTGTCTCACGCTCGACGACACGGTCGAGTTTTTCAACCTTGTTCTCGAACTGGAACTCACGGCCGACGAGAAAGCGGATCTCGTCGCCTTCCTCAAGTGTCTCTAA